One segment of Methanolinea mesophila DNA contains the following:
- a CDS encoding nitrogenase component 1, translating into MMADHGNVRQVNENQCQQCMPLGGVIALRGVAGSMAVIHGSQGCSTYMRLTCVNHYNEPVDIASSSLNEKQTIHGGEANLKKALDNVRRVYNPSVIGVLTTCLAETMGEDLDRIIRDYTDERGLDGVEIVAVPTPSYGGSHTEGYWAATKAVIARFARPTEPHWRINVIVPHVSPADLREIKRILSLMGLEYILLPDYSMTLDRPYAEQYSKIPEGGTTAADIAAMPGALLTIQFGETCPDRLSPGLWLEQEYGVPLVTLPLPAGVEACDRLMKVLQKVTGREMPDVLSNERGWLLDAMADAHKYNSEGRPVIYGEPETVCALTRVCLENGAYPAVIASGSHEGRLDGHLAPLLAAVEGEAPVVLEGTDFAAIEAAALRAGANIAVGNSGGKFFTERHGIIVVRAGFPVHDRIGGQRILTVGYAGTLALLDRITNTLLEQKHGSYRRLRRDEMMGTTVSGGV; encoded by the coding sequence ATGATGGCAGACCACGGGAACGTCCGGCAGGTGAACGAGAACCAGTGCCAGCAGTGCATGCCGCTCGGCGGCGTCATCGCGCTCCGCGGGGTCGCGGGGTCGATGGCCGTCATCCACGGGTCGCAGGGGTGCAGCACCTACATGCGCCTCACCTGCGTCAACCACTACAACGAGCCGGTGGACATCGCGTCCTCCTCGCTCAACGAGAAACAGACCATCCACGGGGGCGAGGCAAACCTGAAAAAGGCCCTGGACAACGTGCGCCGGGTCTACAACCCCTCCGTGATAGGCGTGCTGACCACCTGCCTCGCCGAGACGATGGGAGAGGACCTCGATCGCATTATCCGCGACTACACGGATGAGCGGGGCCTGGACGGCGTGGAGATCGTTGCCGTACCGACCCCGAGCTATGGCGGGAGCCACACGGAGGGTTACTGGGCGGCGACGAAGGCAGTGATCGCCCGTTTCGCCCGCCCGACGGAGCCTCACTGGCGGATAAACGTCATCGTGCCGCACGTGAGCCCGGCGGACCTCCGGGAGATCAAAAGGATCCTCTCGCTCATGGGCTTGGAATATATCCTGCTGCCGGACTACTCGATGACACTTGACCGGCCGTATGCGGAGCAGTACAGCAAGATCCCGGAAGGCGGGACCACGGCGGCTGATATCGCCGCGATGCCGGGAGCCCTGCTGACGATCCAGTTCGGCGAGACCTGCCCGGACCGGCTCTCGCCCGGCCTCTGGCTGGAGCAGGAGTACGGTGTGCCTCTCGTCACCCTGCCGCTCCCTGCGGGTGTGGAGGCGTGCGACCGGCTCATGAAGGTCCTGCAGAAAGTGACCGGGAGGGAGATGCCCGACGTGCTCAGCAACGAACGCGGCTGGCTCCTCGACGCGATGGCCGATGCCCACAAATACAACTCGGAGGGCCGGCCGGTGATCTACGGGGAACCGGAGACCGTGTGCGCTCTCACCCGGGTCTGCCTGGAGAACGGGGCATACCCTGCCGTCATCGCAAGCGGGTCACATGAGGGCCGGCTCGACGGGCACCTTGCGCCGCTCCTCGCTGCTGTTGAGGGCGAAGCGCCGGTCGTGCTCGAAGGCACGGACTTTGCCGCGATCGAGGCGGCGGCGCTCCGGGCCGGTGCAAACATCGCCGTCGGCAACTCGGGCGGGAAGTTCTTCACGGAACGGCACGGGATCATCGTGGTCCGTGCGGGCTTCCCAGTCCACGACCGCATCGGGGGGCAGAGGATCCTCACGGTCGGCTACGCCGGCACGCTCGCCCTCCTCGACCGTATCACGAACACTCTGCTTGAGCAGAAGCACGGGTCATACCGGCGCCTGCGCAGGGACGAGATGATGGGGACCACCGTATCAGGAGGTGTCTGA
- the nifE gene encoding nitrogenase iron-molybdenum cofactor biosynthesis protein NifE: MDELCSLPSGGAPPCISERERSIVTAGRSRTAIHCTDDSLAGSVSQRACVFCGARVVLNPVTDAVHLVHGPIGCASYTWDIRGSLSSGSEMFRNSFSTDMKERDVIFGGEKKLAACIDEIVEEHHPPAIFVYATCVSGMIGDDIVAVCNAASRRHATEVIPVESSGFISGNKVVGYRAAALALMRLITPKEGETVEKTRKLNFLGEYNLSGEMWLARRYLTEMGIGINVAFTGDSTVADLKRAPGACLNIVQCTGSMHWVAMQLEKEFGTPYMDVNFFGAENTAESLKKIARFYADEAVMERTEALIARETARIAPDLAWYRERLAGKRAAIYVGGAYKAVALIRQLRGLGMEIVLTGTQTGKKEEYATISGLLDEGAIVVDDTNPAEIERFLREMKVDVMAGGVKERVLATKLGVGFVDHNHDRKECLAGFDGAVHFAREVYTSACSPVWKHIRPFGGA, translated from the coding sequence ATGGACGAACTCTGCAGCCTCCCCTCCGGGGGAGCGCCTCCGTGCATCAGCGAACGCGAACGTTCGATAGTTACCGCGGGCCGGAGCAGGACCGCCATCCACTGCACCGACGACAGTCTCGCAGGCTCGGTAAGCCAGCGGGCCTGCGTCTTCTGCGGGGCGAGAGTGGTCTTAAACCCGGTGACGGACGCGGTGCACCTTGTCCACGGGCCGATCGGCTGCGCCAGTTATACGTGGGACATCCGGGGCAGCCTTTCGAGCGGCTCCGAGATGTTCCGCAACAGTTTCTCGACCGACATGAAGGAACGCGACGTGATCTTCGGCGGAGAGAAGAAACTCGCCGCCTGCATCGACGAGATCGTGGAGGAGCACCACCCGCCGGCGATCTTCGTGTATGCGACCTGCGTCTCGGGGATGATCGGCGACGACATCGTTGCGGTCTGCAACGCCGCATCGCGGCGTCACGCCACCGAGGTAATCCCCGTGGAGTCGAGCGGATTCATATCGGGCAACAAGGTCGTCGGGTACCGGGCTGCGGCCCTTGCCCTGATGCGGCTCATTACCCCAAAGGAAGGGGAGACGGTCGAAAAGACGCGGAAACTGAACTTCCTGGGCGAGTACAACCTGAGCGGAGAGATGTGGCTGGCCCGGCGTTACCTTACCGAGATGGGGATCGGGATCAACGTTGCCTTCACCGGCGACTCGACGGTCGCGGATCTCAAACGGGCTCCCGGCGCCTGTCTCAACATCGTCCAGTGCACCGGCTCGATGCACTGGGTGGCGATGCAGCTCGAGAAGGAGTTCGGCACGCCCTACATGGACGTGAACTTCTTCGGTGCGGAGAATACCGCGGAGAGCCTGAAAAAGATCGCCCGCTTCTATGCCGACGAGGCCGTCATGGAGCGGACCGAGGCGCTCATCGCCCGCGAGACCGCCCGGATCGCGCCGGATCTCGCGTGGTACCGCGAGAGGCTCGCCGGAAAACGGGCCGCCATCTACGTGGGCGGGGCATACAAGGCAGTCGCCCTCATACGACAGCTTCGCGGTCTCGGCATGGAGATCGTCCTGACCGGCACCCAGACCGGCAAGAAGGAGGAGTACGCCACCATCAGCGGGCTCCTTGACGAGGGGGCAATCGTGGTGGACGACACGAATCCCGCAGAGATCGAGCGATTCCTCAGAGAGATGAAAGTCGATGTCATGGCCGGCGGGGTGAAAGAACGGGTGCTCGCCACCAAGCTCGGCGTGGGGTTCGTGGACCACAACCACGACCGCAAGGAATGCCTGGCCGGCTTCGACGGGGCGGTTCACTTCGCCCGCGAGGTGTACACCAGCGCGTGCTCGCCGGTCTGGAAGCATATCCGCCCGTTCGGGGGTGCATGA
- the modA gene encoding molybdate ABC transporter substrate-binding protein: MRKITTLAGVLAVLLVASLLAAGCTDSAATAAPHETTLTVFTAASLTGAFTDIATSYEAAHPGVKIDLVFDGTQALRTQVEQGASPDIFVSANAKHMNALKDEGFMDNETVIYFVENAIAVIVPADNPANITSLADLAKPGVKLVIGTKDVPFGSYTRQVLDKMAADTAYGPAYKDAVMANVISEETAVSSVVPKLVLGEADAAFVYKSDLQPADKDKVQRITVPSEYNVVAEYPLGILAKSQQKDAASAFIVYITGPDGNAVLTEYGFDPVQASR, translated from the coding sequence ATGAGAAAGATTACCACGCTTGCAGGCGTTCTTGCCGTGCTCCTGGTCGCGAGCCTCCTCGCTGCCGGGTGCACCGATTCCGCCGCCACCGCCGCACCGCACGAGACCACACTGACAGTATTCACCGCCGCATCGCTCACCGGGGCGTTTACCGATATCGCCACGTCCTACGAGGCGGCGCACCCGGGAGTGAAGATAGACCTGGTCTTTGACGGAACCCAGGCCCTCCGTACCCAGGTGGAACAGGGAGCGAGCCCGGACATCTTCGTTTCGGCGAATGCCAAACACATGAACGCGTTGAAAGACGAAGGATTCATGGACAACGAGACAGTGATTTACTTCGTCGAGAATGCGATCGCCGTGATCGTCCCGGCGGACAACCCCGCGAACATCACGAGTCTCGCGGACCTGGCAAAACCCGGAGTCAAGCTCGTCATCGGTACGAAGGATGTCCCGTTCGGCTCGTACACCCGCCAGGTACTCGATAAAATGGCGGCCGATACCGCATACGGCCCGGCGTACAAAGACGCGGTGATGGCGAACGTGATCTCCGAGGAGACCGCGGTCAGCTCCGTGGTGCCGAAACTGGTGCTCGGGGAGGCGGATGCGGCGTTCGTGTACAAGTCCGACCTGCAGCCGGCAGACAAGGATAAAGTGCAGCGTATCACCGTCCCGTCCGAGTACAACGTGGTTGCGGAATACCCGCTGGGGATCCTTGCCAAATCGCAACAGAAAGACGCAGCGTCCGCATTTATCGTGTACATCACCGGACCGGATGGCAATGCCGTACTGACAGAATATGGATTTGACCCAGTTCAGGCATCACGCTGA
- a CDS encoding Fe-only nitrogenase accessory AnfO family protein, with amino-acid sequence MCRAEIAVMTGGDGHTVPLNEPGTVVVFRRSQGTWKTDRSLPFALDEEDGLSGLRRKMADLIAFLGDCRAVVAASASGAAFFELEKARCPVWEISGTALGVLDEVWREIQDEEATLTAPQARGAGIPAPRETSPGKFAISIKEIQGTRPEVSSKQVLRQFVRRGEFTELEILCDHVPPWIEMDAECMGLTLDSERTGPDEVRVRLTRTSS; translated from the coding sequence ATGTGTCGTGCAGAGATCGCAGTCATGACGGGTGGTGACGGGCACACGGTCCCGTTGAACGAACCCGGGACGGTCGTGGTTTTCCGGAGGTCCCAGGGTACCTGGAAGACCGACCGGTCACTCCCGTTCGCACTCGACGAAGAGGACGGCTTATCCGGACTGCGCAGGAAGATGGCGGACCTGATCGCCTTCCTCGGTGACTGCCGGGCCGTGGTCGCGGCATCCGCGAGCGGGGCTGCATTCTTCGAACTGGAGAAGGCCCGCTGCCCCGTCTGGGAGATCTCCGGAACGGCGTTAGGAGTTCTCGATGAGGTCTGGCGGGAGATACAGGACGAAGAGGCGACGCTCACCGCCCCTCAGGCACGGGGTGCCGGCATCCCTGCCCCGCGTGAGACGTCGCCGGGAAAGTTTGCCATCTCGATCAAGGAGATCCAGGGGACGAGGCCCGAGGTGAGCAGCAAGCAGGTCCTCCGGCAGTTCGTCCGCAGGGGCGAGTTCACCGAGCTCGAGATCCTCTGCGACCACGTCCCGCCCTGGATCGAGATGGACGCCGAGTGCATGGGACTAACGCTGGATTCGGAAAGGACCGGGCCCGACGAGGTCAGGGTCCGGCTGACCAGGACATCGTCCTGA
- a CDS encoding 2Fe-2S ferredoxin produces the protein MQKPNYHIFVCTSSRPNGQQKGFCHTKAGVDVMARFMEEIDERGLGGEVFLTNTGCFGICEKGPVVVVYPDNVWYASVAPEDVGEIMDEHIEGGRVVGRLAL, from the coding sequence ATGCAAAAACCGAATTACCACATATTTGTCTGCACAAGCTCCCGTCCGAACGGGCAGCAGAAAGGCTTCTGCCACACGAAGGCCGGTGTCGACGTGATGGCGAGGTTCATGGAAGAGATAGACGAACGCGGGCTCGGGGGCGAAGTCTTCCTGACGAACACCGGGTGTTTCGGCATCTGCGAGAAGGGGCCGGTTGTGGTGGTATACCCGGACAATGTCTGGTATGCCTCGGTCGCGCCGGAGGATGTCGGCGAGATCATGGACGAGCACATTGAAGGCGGCCGGGTTGTCGGGCGCCTTGCCCTGTGA
- a CDS encoding nitrogenase component 1: protein MLECLPDKAVTHTAGKINPAKTCQPIGAMYAALGIHGCLPHSHGSQGCCSYHRMHLSRHFRDPVVASTSSFTEGASVFGGAANLKTSIKNVFAIYNPEIMAVHTTCLSETIGDDIPNILKQAEIPEGKLVIHVNTPSYQGSHITGFSGMCKAMVQYLSESDGVQKAQVNILPGFVNPGDMREIRRIVHEMGIRMIMFPDTSGVLDAPMTRKYEMFPAGGATVAEIRDAGNSALTLALGAFASNAAADLLQEKCGVTGIPLKLPIGLKATDAFIMALSDWFGTEVPGSLSLERGQVVDTLLDTNFHYQGKTVAVFGDPDHVIAMTEFLITMGMVPKYVLTGTPGKAFEAEINGMLGEAGISGSKVKADGDLFELHQWIREEPVDLLIGTTYGKYIARKEDIPLVRFGFPILDRAVHPLMPVVGYRGCLRLIEQISTALLDRRDRDALDEDYELIL from the coding sequence ATGCTTGAATGCCTGCCGGACAAAGCGGTCACGCATACCGCGGGAAAGATCAACCCGGCGAAGACCTGCCAGCCCATCGGTGCAATGTACGCGGCGCTCGGCATCCACGGGTGCCTGCCGCACAGCCACGGCTCGCAGGGGTGCTGCTCCTACCACCGGATGCACCTCTCCCGGCACTTCCGGGACCCCGTGGTAGCCTCGACGAGTTCCTTCACCGAGGGAGCATCCGTCTTCGGAGGCGCGGCAAACCTGAAAACATCGATCAAGAACGTGTTCGCCATCTACAATCCCGAGATCATGGCGGTCCACACGACCTGCCTGTCCGAGACGATCGGCGATGATATCCCCAATATCCTCAAGCAGGCCGAGATACCTGAAGGGAAGCTCGTGATCCACGTGAACACCCCGAGTTACCAGGGCTCCCACATCACCGGCTTTTCCGGCATGTGCAAGGCCATGGTCCAGTATCTCAGCGAGTCGGACGGGGTCCAGAAGGCCCAGGTGAACATCCTGCCCGGTTTCGTGAACCCCGGCGACATGCGGGAGATCCGGCGAATCGTGCATGAGATGGGGATCAGAATGATCATGTTCCCCGACACCTCCGGCGTCCTCGACGCGCCGATGACACGCAAGTACGAGATGTTCCCCGCCGGAGGGGCGACGGTCGCGGAGATCCGCGATGCGGGCAACTCCGCGCTGACCCTCGCGCTGGGCGCATTCGCCTCCAACGCTGCGGCCGACCTGCTGCAGGAGAAATGCGGGGTCACAGGTATCCCGTTAAAACTCCCCATCGGACTGAAAGCGACCGACGCCTTCATCATGGCGCTCTCGGACTGGTTCGGCACCGAAGTTCCGGGATCCCTCAGCCTCGAGCGCGGGCAGGTCGTCGATACCCTTCTCGACACCAACTTCCACTACCAGGGAAAGACGGTGGCGGTCTTCGGCGACCCCGACCACGTCATCGCGATGACGGAGTTCCTGATCACCATGGGTATGGTCCCGAAGTATGTCCTGACCGGCACGCCCGGCAAAGCGTTCGAGGCGGAGATCAACGGCATGCTCGGGGAGGCCGGCATCAGCGGGAGTAAGGTGAAAGCGGACGGCGACCTCTTCGAGCTCCACCAGTGGATCCGCGAGGAGCCGGTCGACCTGCTCATCGGCACGACGTACGGGAAGTACATCGCAAGAAAGGAGGACATCCCGCTCGTCCGCTTCGGGTTCCCGATCCTCGACCGGGCCGTCCACCCGCTTATGCCTGTGGTCGGATACCGAGGATGCCTGCGGTTGATCGAGCAGATTAGCACTGCACTCCTGGACCGGCGCGACCGCGATGCCCTCGACGAGGACTATGAACTGATCCTGTGA